CCTCGGCCGAGAAGAGGACTTCAACGCCATAACTCTTTGCGTACTCGACCGCCTCAACCGCCCTCTGAAGTACCTCCTCGCGCGTCATCCTTAGCTTGTACTTCATGTGGATGTCACTCGTTGCTATGAAAACATGTATCACGTGAGCCTCCGCCTCAGCAGCCATGTCAATGTCGCGTTTATTCGCTCTAGCAAGTCCAACCACCTTGGCGTGGCTAACCTCGCGAGCAGTGAAGAGTACGGACTTGAAATCTATGTCAGAGGATGCCGGGAACCCAGCCTCTATCAGATCTACACGCAGCTCATCAAGCGCCTTAGCTATCTCTATCTTGTCGTCCAGGCTTAGCTCTACACCAGCCATCTGCTCGCCATCGCGCAGTGTCGTGTCGAACACACGTATGCGCGCAACAATAAGCTCCGACCTCCAAACCGGCGGCCCACGGCGCTCCCACAAAATATATGGATTGCCTTAATGCGTTGATGCAAACGTGATATTAAGGGGTTAGTGCAGCGCCAGCGACACGCTGTGGGAAACGCGGGGGACTGGGAGATGGATTTGCGGGAAGTAGAGTGGTAGATCAGGTGGCAAAGACCCTACGCGAGATGGGAGCCACTGATGTCTTCGGCGTCACCGGCGGCAGCATAATGGCGTTCTATGACGCAATGGAGGTTGTAGGAGGCTTCAACATATACATGTTCCGTCACGAGCAGGGCGCCGCACATGCCGCCGACGCTTATGGCAGGGTGAAGAAGAGGCCAGCCATCGTGGCTGTCACCTCGGGTCCCGGCGCGACGAACATAGTCACGGGCGTCGCCAACGCGTATATGGATTCGTCGCCTGCCCTCTTCATAACAGGGCAGGTACCGACAACGGTCTTCGGGCGTGACGCGTTCCAAGAGACCGACATGGTTGGCGTTGTGGCACCGATAACCAAGTTCGTATACCAGATTAGGCGTCCAGAAGAAGCGGTTCCCGCCATAAAGACCGCTTATAAGCTAGCAATCATGGGTAGGCCGGGCCCCACTCTAGTCGACTTCCCGAGAGACGTGCAGCTAAGGCGTTGCGACTGTACTAGCGACGGCCTTCTTCCACTGAACTATGAGAAGTTCAAGGCTCCTGATCCAGACCCAAGGCTCATTGAGGAAGCTGCAAGGCTCCTACTGTCAGCTAGGCGCCCTGTGATACTCGTAGGGGGAGGAGTCTACTGGAGCGGTGCGTGGCCCGAAGTAATCGAGATTGCAGAGAGACTATGGGCTCCGATAGTCACGACACTAACCGGGAAGAACAGCGTCCCTGCAGATCACCCGCTAGTAATGGGTCCGGCAGGCATGCATGGTAGGGCGGAGGCCGATGCAGCACTAGCCAATGCCGATGTGATACTTGCGGTAGGCACCAGGTTCTCTGACAGGACTGTGGGCAGGTTCGAACCAGAGCTGAAAGAGAAAAAGATAATCCACATTGACATCGATCCAAGCGAGATAGGGAAGAACGTCAAGCCTGCAGTCGGCATAGTAGCTGATGCGAAGAAGGCTCTCCGGATGCTCATTGAGAAGCTCCCTGAGGTCGCTAGGAGAGACACGAAGTTCGTAGATTGGCTCCTATACATCAGGAGAAGGTATGAGGATGCTATGGAGAAGCTAGCTGAGAGGATGAAGCCCTTCGCGCCCTGGAAAGTCCTAAAGCTGCTACGGCGTATAGTGCCTCGTGACACGATAACAGCCACGGGTGTTGGTAGCCACCAGATGTGGTCAGAGATACACTGGGACGTCTACATACCAGGCACGTGGTTAACTTCAGCCGGTTTAGGTACGATGGGCTTCTGTGTCCCAGCTGCAATTGGTGCCAAGATAGCTGCGCCGGAGCGTACGGTGCTGTGCATAGACGGTGATGGGAGCTTCCAGATGACAATGAATAACCTTGCTCTTGTCCGTGACTATAATCTGCCAGCGATATTCGTGATATTCGATAACCGTGCATTAATGCTAGTCAAGCAGTGGCAGATCTTCCTCTACGAGAGGAGAATCGTTGCAACGCACTTCACGGAAAGACCCGACTTCGTGAAAGTAGCCGAGGCTTACGACATTGAGGGTGTGAGGCCAGCAGATTACCAGGAGCTCGAGAAGTGGGTAAGATGGGCCGTACGAAACAATGAGCCGCTGGTAGTGGACATAATGATAGACCGCGAGATGGATATTGTTTATCCGTGGGTGAAGCCCGGCGAGTGGCTCACAAACGCTCTTCTTCCACCTGGAATGGAGGACGTGAGCCTCGTGTATGAGGAGTGAGGGGTGAGAGTATGGAGCTCGCGAGGTACGTGCTAAGAGTGTCTGTCTTCGGCGGGATGGATGGGCTAATGAGAATAGTCAACATACTAAGGAGAGGCAAGGTGAGATATCGCAACCTAAAAGCGGAGTTTGACGGGACAAAGGTCGAGATAAGGATATGCCTTGAGGGTGTGAACGACGAGGTCAGATGGATAGCCTCGAAGCTAGAAAGGTTACCAGAGACGTATGTCGTGAAGGTTGAGCCTACACCAGAGGAGCTTAGAGAGGTCGAGGCGGCTACAACACCAGGGTAGGTCTTTTGCCGTGCCTCTCGCTTGCCCGGGCTTTCCTCCAAGCCTATTACTCGACGTTTGACGAGATCCTGCGGTTCTATGCTGTGCGTGGGCACAATCTAGCACTGCAGTTCAGACCGCCTCTTTTCGGCATGAGGCGGGTTGAGGACGCTCTACGCGAGGTACTCGTGCTTGTAGAATCTGGCGATGTGCTCGAGAGTGTTAGGTTGCTCGAGGATGTTGTGAAGAAGAGTAGTATTGTAAGGCGGGTGCAGGGAATTATCTTCGCGGCCATGGGGCTATTGCTGTCATTCATGGCACTCCTCATTGACGTATTCGTTGGGCTATCTTCTCTAGCAGCTTTGGTGGTTGTCGCTGCATGGCTGTATAACAGGGAGCCTAGTGTATGCAACGCTAGGCCGCCTTAGGGGCTAAGAGGTAATTCACGCGGCCGCCTGCAGGTAGCGAGAACTGGAGGCGTAGTGGTGAGTCCGTTGAGAACTCGATGCTTACAGTATCCGCGACCTTTGTTAGCGCCAAGACGTGCTTAAGGTAATCAATGCTGTAAGCCGCCTTAGATGGCTCGTCAACCTGGAAGTCGATAACTGCGGGCTTATCTCTCGTTATCTCTGTCTCGGCTACGGCAGTGCCACGACCACGGATCAGCAGCTTCTCCTCGTCGGCCTCAAGCTCAACAGTGTCGCCGACTGTCTCTGCATCTCTAAGAGCGTTCTTGAACGCGTCAACTATGAGTGCTATTCTGGCCTTGAACTCGAACTGCGCCTCTGGTATCTCGGGCTCGGCTATGTCAAGGTTGAGTAGCTTGTATCTCTTAATGGCTGCGCCCGCTATTGTCCATGTCACGCGGTCATCAGTCGCCTCTATCTCTACCTTATCGCCCTTCTTTCCCCTCTTGACGATCTTCGCTATGTTCACGACGTTGAAGCCTATCTTTGCTTCCTCCTCCACCTCGTACTCGAGGAATGTGTCCGGTGGCAGCATTATCTCTATCATCGCGACGTGTGCAGGGTCCAAAGCCCTTATCCTAACCCCCTCCTGGCTGACAGTCATTACCGCTTCATCGACTATCTTGGATAGCGTCTCGAGCATACTCTGGAAGGACTTGGCATCCGGGTATGCTATCCTCGCCCTCACGAGCCACCCCTCCCCTATAGTCGCAAGGTTGATAGAATATAGGGTGTGGGGGGTATCCCCTAACGGCGGGCGATGACCTAAACCCGCGCGGCCGACGCGCGGGTTTGCGAGCGACACCCGAGTGAGGAGAGAACCACCGAGGGGAGCCCAGTGCCACCACCCTGGCCCGTCGTTAGGCTGCTGGAGGGTAGGGTATCCGTCACCACGTGCCTAGCTGTCCTGCTCATCCTGGGCGCTGTTGGCATAGCAGTGGCTGGTGCGGGTCACCCACTGCTAGGGTTACTGCTAGCCTTTTCGGCTGAAAGTGTATGCTGCGCCGCCTCTAAGACGAGTAAACGCGTCTACCGTGCGCCCAGACTTGTCGAGAGGCTCTGCGAGTCATCCCGCATACTCGAATACATGGTGTTCATAGTCTACTATACCAGCAAGGGGCGTTTCGATGTTAGCAGCGTAGTGGCAGTCGCGTTTATACTGCTGCACATAGGCGTCGTTGACGCGGACGAGAAAATGGATGGTATCGTTGCTGCGCTTATGCTACTGGCTGCAGGTATACTAGAGATACACAACATGATTGATAGCCTTGTACTTCTAGCTCTGGGTATGCTCCCGTTGCTCCTCGCTACAGGTTTAGCCACGGCCACACTCATATATCGTGAGGCTACTGGAGGCGGTATAGGCTAGACTGGAAGTAGGTGCCACGAGTGTGACGTGTGAAAAGAGACTCCTGGAGCTGTGGAGGAGAGCCAAGAGGCTGCTAGACGAGAGGCTCAGCGAGGTAGTGGAGCGGCTGCCGGAAACGGAGGCCATAGACGTGGCTAGGTATATCGTTGCTGGTGGGAAGAGGCTGCGAGGCTTCACCACTCTTCTCGTTGCCGAGGGTCTCGGAGGTAGCTGGGAGGACGCTGTAGAGGCTGCTGTTGCTGTCGAACTCGTGCACTCGGCTAGCCTCGCAATAGACGATGTGATAGACGGCGATGTAACGAGGAGAGGTGGGCCAGCCGCATGGCTCAAGTTCGGTCCAGGCCGTGCTGTTATGGTAGCCAACCTCCTGATATCATATGCTCAGAAAATGCTCCTGGAGAGGTATGGTTTCCGTGCAGTCGAGAGGAGCGTCATAGCATGGTTTGACATCTCGAGGGGTGAGGTTAGAGACGCGTATATGGAGGAAGGCGGCGAGTATACTGAGATAGTGAGGTTGAAGACCGGCAGTCTCTTCCGTCTAGCAGCTGAGCTAGGCGCGGTAGCAGCTAGAGCTCCACAGAGTGTAATGCGGCGTATCGGCGAGTATGGAGAGCTGATGGGGATAGCCTACCAGTTGGCTGACGACGTTGTCGACTATCTGCGTGGCGAGAGGGGAGCTAGCATATCGAGGCTGTTAGCCTGGCTAGGTTACCCGCACGATGTACTCTCCACCGTGATTGCTAAACTCCGCGAGATACTCGCAACGATAGATGGGATTGTGAGGGATATGGTTGCAGGTACTTTTGCGCCCCTATTGTCAAGCCTTCCACGCTTCGTAGTAAAAGCGATGTTCTCCGAGGCTGGTGTCTCTAGGCTGGTGCTCTAGTTGGCTACGCGCTTTGACTATCTTGTAGTGGGTGCTGGGCCTGGAGGGGCCTGGTTTGCGCGTGAAGCCGTGGAT
The Pyrolobus fumarii 1A DNA segment above includes these coding regions:
- the ilvB gene encoding biosynthetic-type acetolactate synthase large subunit, with product MVDQVAKTLREMGATDVFGVTGGSIMAFYDAMEVVGGFNIYMFRHEQGAAHAADAYGRVKKRPAIVAVTSGPGATNIVTGVANAYMDSSPALFITGQVPTTVFGRDAFQETDMVGVVAPITKFVYQIRRPEEAVPAIKTAYKLAIMGRPGPTLVDFPRDVQLRRCDCTSDGLLPLNYEKFKAPDPDPRLIEEAARLLLSARRPVILVGGGVYWSGAWPEVIEIAERLWAPIVTTLTGKNSVPADHPLVMGPAGMHGRAEADAALANADVILAVGTRFSDRTVGRFEPELKEKKIIHIDIDPSEIGKNVKPAVGIVADAKKALRMLIEKLPEVARRDTKFVDWLLYIRRRYEDAMEKLAERMKPFAPWKVLKLLRRIVPRDTITATGVGSHQMWSEIHWDVYIPGTWLTSAGLGTMGFCVPAAIGAKIAAPERTVLCIDGDGSFQMTMNNLALVRDYNLPAIFVIFDNRALMLVKQWQIFLYERRIVATHFTERPDFVKVAEAYDIEGVRPADYQELEKWVRWAVRNNEPLVVDIMIDREMDIVYPWVKPGEWLTNALLPPGMEDVSLVYEE
- a CDS encoding ACT domain-containing protein, whose protein sequence is MELARYVLRVSVFGGMDGLMRIVNILRRGKVRYRNLKAEFDGTKVEIRICLEGVNDEVRWIASKLERLPETYVVKVEPTPEELREVEAATTPG
- the pcn gene encoding proliferating cell nuclear antigen (pcna) — encoded protein: MRARIAYPDAKSFQSMLETLSKIVDEAVMTVSQEGVRIRALDPAHVAMIEIMLPPDTFLEYEVEEEAKIGFNVVNIAKIVKRGKKGDKVEIEATDDRVTWTIAGAAIKRYKLLNLDIAEPEIPEAQFEFKARIALIVDAFKNALRDAETVGDTVELEADEEKLLIRGRGTAVAETEITRDKPAVIDFQVDEPSKAAYSIDYLKHVLALTKVADTVSIEFSTDSPLRLQFSLPAGGRVNYLLAPKAA
- a CDS encoding polyprenyl synthetase family protein produces the protein MTCEKRLLELWRRAKRLLDERLSEVVERLPETEAIDVARYIVAGGKRLRGFTTLLVAEGLGGSWEDAVEAAVAVELVHSASLAIDDVIDGDVTRRGGPAAWLKFGPGRAVMVANLLISYAQKMLLERYGFRAVERSVIAWFDISRGEVRDAYMEEGGEYTEIVRLKTGSLFRLAAELGAVAARAPQSVMRRIGEYGELMGIAYQLADDVVDYLRGERGASISRLLAWLGYPHDVLSTVIAKLREILATIDGIVRDMVAGTFAPLLSSLPRFVVKAMFSEAGVSRLVL